taCCCgagaactccggttcagtagccgaacgcccttACTGAGCCACCGTGAAGCGAGACGTAAAAAAGTGCTGGTATTTTGTTTCGCGCCACGGTGGCTCTCTGGTAAGGGCGCACGGCTACAGAGCCGGCGCTCCCAGGTTCGAACacagccgcggcggccgtatttcgatgcagATAAAATGCGAAAGGCACCCGTTTGcggtgccatgtcagtgcacgttaaaaatcctcaCGTGATCGCGAccattccagagccctccactacggctcctttttttagagcgaaaactCCCCTGCTCCCGTTCTTCAATGGCATGTCGGTACACAAAACTACCTTGGGAGGCAGCGAAGcacaaaataaaattgaaatgaaagtacaataaaatgaaataaaataaacagaaaaaaaattacattaaagaaataaaacaacaaaaagaacaaaattaaaACATAAATTAAATTCCGGAATTGCAGAAAGAAATGCGCAAAAATGAGAGAATTGCATAAAAATGTTCAAAAAGAAACGTGTAAAGCATTGGTTCGGGTTAAAGttgataggggtttaacgtcccaaatcaactGAATTTatcagggacgccatagtgaagggatccggaaatttaaaccacctggtgttctttaacgtgcactaacatcgtacagtgcacgggcctgtagaatttcgcctccatccaaattctaCCACAGCGTTCGGGattgaactcgcgtctttcggatTAGCAGACGACCGCCATATCCAGAGCCACCGCGGTTGCAGCAAGTGTAAAGAATTTAGTAGGAAATTTGTAGAGTGGGAGTTGTTGCGActgcatgaaaaaagaaaatgaaactacACAGACCGGGACACTGGCTCAggttgagccacaatcgctgccacgtgcacaGTGTAGGCAGGCTGAAAGAGCTGTGAGAGGAAAGATTCAAgtaaaggacgcgcgtcgcaacaaccgcgccaTCTGAAActacgacgacggtttagcaacagatacccccggtggCAAGGAGCACTCGCCACATGTGCGAGAACCCCTAATCCCAGCCCCGTAAGGTCAGGAAGCCACCATCTCTTCAGTTCGAGAAAGAATTGCAGAAAAGCCGCTTTCGCTCGGCATCAAGGTTCCGAAGAATTGCGACCAACCTgcgtcattttttcttcttttaatctcTCCTTTATTACTTACCTTATGGCGCGGTACGCGCGGCCACCGCGATGAGAGACAGTTACtacgtcacttcctttccttaaacaacaatttttttccctctaaattcggccgccacggcctCGAATGACCTAGCGTTGCGTCCGGTCGCAGTGGGGTCGCGACAAGAAAGCCTTGTACAACGAGAGAGGCACGCCTTATTAATAGCGCTGTTCGGGATCATGGACTgtctctttcactccttccttcatggCATTATCCTAGTGTTGACCCAGTATAAGTCCTGCATTATGAAAGGTCTCTTCTTTACTTAACACTAATAATAACCCAGAGGCATGCATGCACTGAATGGGTTGAGCGACCTTCGCTGCTTTAGGCGAACGAACGCAGCCTTCCCAGAGGAAGCACGCTCATGTGTCAACCTACGCAATGACACGTGGCGTGGTAGCATCGCTATCGGGCCTCTTGCAGTTTGCTTCCTTCGATAACTATAGGCTCTGTGGTAGGGCTGTGCCGCCAGCTAGGGAAATTTCATTGCCAGGAAGCGTAGACACTTCGCTGCCAGTACCGCGGTTTGCGTGCGCGGGTGAAGTTTTCTCGCCATAAAGAAGCCTCCAAGGTGGTGCCAGGCTTCCTGCTCAACTGCAGATCTCAAGCTCTCGTGTTAGAAGTGCGTGGCGCACCTACCTGCGGTTCTACGACAACGCACGAACGGTTCGGAGCCTGTGAAGACGTGCACGTTGAGGTTTCTTGCTGAGTGCTCGTGACCTCCGGCTTCATCGACGCCTCCTGTCCAGTCCCAGGAGCGGCAGCTGAAGAGGCCATTGATAATTCCTTCGCTGACGTTGCATTGACTTTCTTCCCTTTTCGGCGACGGCGTCGGCTGCTGTTGTCGCTCTTTGTTTTGTAGTCTTGAGCCGGCATGGTCTCAGTTTGTGGGGCCGAGCACTGAGCTGGGTCGATCAAAACGACGGCCGCCGCTGCGTCGGTCCCGCCATTGTGGGCTCCTGCTTCCACAGTGCCCCCGGTGGGAATCGGCTGGTCATCCGCAGGCTTGTTTGGTTCCGGAGACGGCATGATATGGGCGTCTCGCAACTCTCTCGATTCGGCAAACTGGAGCTCAAAGAGAATTCCGACCGCACCGCATACGAGCGATTTCATCTTCTTCTAAGCGTGCACCTCACGCGCGCTTGGCTTCGGTCGGGGTATCGTGCAGGCTTTGTCGAGATATTATATGCCAGAAAAAAATTTGTGGAACAATAAATGTAATTGACAGGAGATAATGTGATGGCATGCAATTTGTAGATGGGCAGTTATTTTTTATTTGATGCGACCCTGCTGCGGTGGTTGGAACATCCAATTGTTCCGTTCCTCTCCAGGCACGTCTAATGGCACTGCATTGCGCCTTTTTTGCCGATTAGGCTTGAAAAACTATGGAAGCTGAGGAAGACGTACATATGCCAATTCTTATACATATACCATAGCCTTTGTAAATGTTacagtattttcttttgtatgCATAATTACATTTTCGCTCAATGAATTATTCTTTTATCTTCGTTCTCTTTTTCatccaaagttttttttttcagtccatgCCCTACTTGAGGTAGAATTCCCCGGTGATGCTCTGCCGCGTGTTTTCCCTTTGCCTCTATTATGTAGAGATGAATAGCAACgtctgcctcccgattcttgacCGATCCtccagtgtaggtatgtgccatcttttaaAAGTTTAACAGCAACAACAGCGTGATGTCTACATAGGTCAACAGTGGTGTGGCTCTGCTGGTGCTTGGCTCAGAGATGAACTGTGGTGTCTTGCTAGAGACTGCTTGCTCACCACTTGTCATGCCGTTATACGTGGGGAATGTGGCCAGGTCTTAAAATCTAGGCGCGGTTATTGTGCAATTGAAGGCTGGTTGGGCCCAGGTATATTGCTCATCTCCTAGGGCGGAGGGTCGGCAGCATGGTTTGTCAGCTTGCCAACTCAGAGCTTGCCGCTTGACTTTTTcagaaaaatggaattgacgtcatcTCTGTGGCTCTCGTACCGATCGGTGAGAGCATGATCAAAATGAAAATCTCTAAAGTTCTTAAGCAGGAGCTAAGGCTTCTAACCAAACACTATaactctgaggtgcgaccgttcggccatAGAGACGTTGTCTGCAAGTCCTCTGACATTGCTTGTGTCCCAAACTTGCTCCAGTGCAAAACCTTTTAATCATTGCTGATGAGCGCCTTCAGCCCGGAAGAGCTCGCATCCTTGTGGTGTGGACCAAGCATCTCTCCCGCAGGAAATAGAGGAAATATTTCAGGACGCAGATATGGGgattctttctgtctaccggtgcagtagagaattaaatGGTGTGCGTTTAGCGACAGAATTagtcataacaacttttgctgctCCTGTCTTTCTGAACTCAAGATCTGGACGATAGTGTACCATGCGGGTCCTCTGCAGCCCTGTCCTCtacaatgcaccaactgctgGTGGTTCGGTCACGGTTGTAAGGAGTGCAAATAGcagacccgctgccgtgtttgtggagacCATTCGGCGGTGAGCTGATCAGTTCCAGTGTTGACTCTGCAActgcaaccactcagctgatggtCGCAACAGTTCGAACCGAGCTGATGAACAAAGCCTGTTAGATAAATCAAGTGAAGCGATGCTCGAAAGCAGAAGAATACGCTCTTCTGGACCGACACAGTAGTTCATATTCCAGCCGTTCGCGCTGTTCTGTTAAAGATATATAGTGAAGTTTGACTACGTCGATAGTGTCCACAGTaaaacaggctctttctgtggtgctGTGTAGTTTTACTGAGGCATTATCGCAACTTGTTGCAGGCCAATCTCCGCCTTCACAATCATCTGTTTAGGCGGCGACGCGTGCATCGCTCCCAAATTGTGCTGCTGGTACTAGTcactccatgtcgcctcctgacgcatcccaagtcccgcctgccaacagcgcacCTGTCAGTGTCTCTAACGTAAATATCTGTACCACGGATGTTAAAACGTTCTGACCTTTACAGGAGCGTCGAGCACCTTCCTCACCTTCGAAATCCGTTGTTTCGGAATTCAGTGCGAAGAAAGGGCCCCCAAAGTCATCCCCCAGGCTGAAGTGCTGAAAGAGGAATTTGCTGCCTTTTTCATCAGTCAAGAATCATGGCGGGTTTAAAAGTTCTTCAGTGCAATTGCCGCTCCGCACTTTCTTCCCTCTTGGATCTTGAACTGCTTCATAAGCATTGTCTACATATAGTGATTTTGGAATAAATGTGGCTATCACcacttgcaaatgaaaaaaatttcttgttttctgtgtAAATTACATTCATGGCAGGAGCAGAGGGGTACTAAATACAATCTCTACAAAAGCGTGTCACCGGGACTCAGTCGCACAGAACGTTATGCTCCCTAAAAGAAAACATCTCACAGAAGTCTGTCCGGCGGGGAAAAGTGGGAGCAGAAACAACCCTACGTTCAAAACTCTGGCTTCATAAAGGACCTCTCCTCCCGTCAACTAACGCCGCATAAATCCTCGATCCTCGAAAAAGGACGC
This region of Amblyomma americanum isolate KBUSLIRL-KWMA chromosome 5, ASM5285725v1, whole genome shotgun sequence genomic DNA includes:
- the LOC144134682 gene encoding uncharacterized protein LOC144134682, which encodes MPSPEPNKPADDQPIPTGGTVEAGAHNGGTDAAAAVVLIDPAQCSAPQTETMPAQDYKTKSDNSSRRRRRKGKKVNATSAKELSMASSAAAPGTGQEASMKPEVTSTQQETSTCTSSQAPNRSCVVVEPQGTFDTSPLQAEDAKEAGPQACPPEASASVPVVVTAQPAEKKAAPSAPHSCLRVSTAANPKSARDTLTAVNDPLLTVRADVVTTTVTLGQTLAARSQGMRSLETKFFAL